One Vitis vinifera cultivar Pinot Noir 40024 chromosome 8, ASM3070453v1 genomic window carries:
- the LOC100248209 gene encoding pentatricopeptide repeat-containing protein At3g09650, chloroplastic: MNTAKPPPPPSSTSSPFPILQTLTPLHRVSPLPSSTIITTFTSKPPRQFVVLVQSTADHTNPTSVSFITTTTATTPHHSLNQTLLTLLRQRKTEEAWLTYVQCTQLPSPTCLSRLVSQLSYQNTHQALTRAQSIIQRLRNERQLHRLDANSLGLLAVSAAKAGHTLYAASLIKSMLRSGYLPHVKAWSAVVSRLAASGDDGPLEALKLFDSVTRRIHRFTDATLVADSRPDTAAYNAVLNACANLGDTKRFLQVFEEMTQLGAEPDVLTYNVMIKLCARVDRKDLLVFVLERILDKGIQLCMTTLHSLVAAYVGFGDLETAEKLVQAMREGRQDLCKILRDVNSENPGNNEGYIFDKLLPNSVERNNSEPPLLPKAYAPDSRIYTTLMKGYMKEGRVTDTVRMLEAMRHQDDSTSQPDHVTYTTVVSALVKAGSMDRARQVLAEMTRIGVPANRVTYNILLKGYCEQLQIDKAKELVREMVDDEGIVPDVVSYNTLIDGCILVDDSAGALAYFNEMRARGIAPTKISYTTLMKAFALSGQPKLANKVFDEMLRDPRVKVDLVAWNMLVEAHCRLGLVEEAKKTVQRMRENGFYPNVATYGSLANGIALARKPGEALLLWNEVKERCVVKEEGEISKSSPPPLKPDEGLLDTLADICVRAAFFRKALEIVACMEENGIPPNKSKYTRIYVEMHSRMFTSKHASKARQDRRSERKRAAEAFKFWLGLPNSYYGSEWRLEPIDGDDYASDSV; the protein is encoded by the coding sequence ATGAACACTGCtaaaccaccaccaccaccttcaTCAACCTCAAGTCCATTCCCTATACTCCAAACTCTAACTCCCCTCCATCGGGTCTCTCCATTGCCTTCCTCCACCATCATCACAACCTTTACCTCCAAACCCCCACGCCAATTTGTGGTGCTCGTGCAGAGCACTGCCGATCACACTAACCCCACAAGCGTCTCCTTCATCACTACCACCACCGCAACCACACCTCACCACTCGCTCAATCAGACACTCCTAACACTCCTCCGTCAAAGAAAGACCGAAGAGGCCTGGCTAACTTACGTCCAGTGCACACAGCTTCCCAGCCCCACCTGCCTTAGCCGCTTGGTCTCTCAATTGTCCTACCAAAACACCCATCAAGCCCTCACCCGTGCCCAGTCCATCATCCAACGCCTCCGCAATGAGCGCCAGCTCCACCGCCTCGACGCCAACTCCCTCGGCCTCCTCGCCGTCTCCGCTGCCAAGGCCGGCCACACCCTTTATGCTGCCTCCCTCATCAAATCCATGCTTCGCTCCGGCTATCTTCCCCACGTGAAGGCATGGAGCGCTGTGGTAAGCCGCCTTGCCGCTTCAGGTGATGACGGCCCGCTCGAAGCCCTAAAGCTGTTTGATTCGGTGACCCGACGGATCCACAGGTTTACTGACGCTACATTAGTTGCGGACTCTCGGCCAGACACGGCTGCTTACAACGCCGTGCTGAATGCTTGCGCCAATTTGGGCGACACCAAAAGGTTCTTACAGGTGTTTGAAGAAATGACTCAGTTAGGTGCGGAGCCTGATGTTTTGACTTATAATGTTATGATCAAGCTTTGTGCTAGAGTTGATAGAAAAGATCTGCTTGTCTTTGTTCTGGAGAGGATTCTTGACAAGGGGATTCAATTGTGTATGACCACTTTGCATTCTCTTGTTGCGGCTTATGTTGGTTTTGGTGATTTGGAGACTGCGGAGAAACTGGTTCAAGCAATGAGGGAAGGGCGGCAAGATCTATGCAAGATTCTTAGAGACGTGAATTCTGAGAACCCCGGTAATAATGAGGGATATATCTTTGATAAATTGCTTCCTAATTCTGTTGAACGCAATAACTCAGAGCCCCCATTGTTACCTAAAGCATATGCTCCTGACTCTAGGATTTACACAACCTTAATGAAAGGTTACATGAAGGAGGGACGAGTTACTGATACCGTCAGAATGCTTGAGGCAATGCGGCATCAGGATGATAGCACCAGCCAGCCTGACCACGTTACATACACGACTGTTGTTTCTGCACTTGTCAAAGCAGGTTCAATGGACCGAGCTAGGCAGGTGCTTGCTGAAATGACAAGGATTGGAGTACCTGCAAATCGGGTCACCTATAATATTCTTCTCAAGGGTTATTGCGAGCAGTTGCAGATAGACAAGGCGAAAGAGCTGGTTCGTGAGATGGTCGATGATGAAGGGATTGTGCCTGATGTGGTTTCTTATAATACCTTAATTGATGGATGTATACTAGTTGATGACAGTGCCGGGGCTCTTGCCTACTTTAATGAGATGCGAGCAAGAGGAATTGCTCCTACCAAGATCAGTTACACCACTTTAATGAAAGCTTTTGCCTTGTCTGGTCAACCAAAGCTAGCAAACAAGGTATTTGACGAGATGCTCAGAGACCCACGAGTGAAAGTTGATTTGGTAGCTTGGAATATGTTGGTTGAAGCTCATTGTAGACTGGGACTGGttgaagaagcaaaaaaaacagTTCAGAGGATGAGAGAGAATGGATTTTACCCTAATGTTGCTACTTATGGAAGTCTTGCAAATGGGATTGCATTGGCTAGAAAGCCAGGAGAAGCACTTTTGCTTTGGAATGAAGTGAAGGAGAGGTGTGTTGTGAAGGAGGAAGGAGAAATTTCTAAATCTTCTCCCCCACCATTGAAGCCTGACGAAGGGCTATTAGATACTCTGGCTGATATCTGTGTGAGGGCTGCATTCTTTAGGAAGGCTTTGGAGATAGTGGCTTGCATGGAAGAGAATGGGATTCCACCAAACAAGAGTAAATATACTAGAATCTATGTGGAGATGCACTCAAGGATGTTTACAAGCAAGCATGCCTCAAAGGCCAGGCAGGACCGAAGGAGCGAGAGGAAGAGAGCAGCTGAAGCCTTCAAATTCTGGTTGGGCTTACCTAATTCATATTATGGGAGTGAATGGCGGCTTGAACCTATTGATGGAGATGATTATGCTTCAGATTCTGTTTAA